The DNA region AGACGGAGACATGCCTTGGTTCGGAAGCGCAGCAGATCGTCTTCGGTTAGCAACGGCGCGCAAGCCATCACGCACGAAGAATATTAGAgctggagaaaaacaggGCTTTCGACACTCGTCACTCCTGCCTGGCCAGTAATCTCAAATAATACTCGTTAATTGCCCGACCACCGTCCCAGAAGCAACAGCCGATAAGTACCGACACTCTGAAGCTGTGGCTGGGTCAGCTTCACACGTCCGACTGGCAAACTGGAAGGACGCAATCTTGCATCCGCGACCCGTCTCCGACCTGGCCTGTTAGAGCGCACAGACATGGAAGCCAGATGCCTCACTTCACTTTTGGCTTTAGCCGCTCGGAACGATAGGAAGACTGTGTCTGTCACCCTACATTCGTGCgaccaggagagacaaagtACACGTAACAGCTGAGCTGACATGTATACGTATCTAACGCCACTGAGTGCCCCGGTGAACGCTACAATCACGGACCAGCACACCGCGGAAGACAGCGTGCCGCACGTAAACGTACTGAATGTGGCATGACAATTCGAGTGTACGGCCAGGGCTATCCGATAATCTGTGACATCCTTGTTACCACACCCCTGTTGAGCTCAAAGTTTCCACGCTGCGCAACTTACACAGTTTTGAGGGCCTGTTGCCTGAGTCGGTGTGAACTGGAAGCGTCTCAACGAATCAGGTGCAGCCACCACCAATTGCATCGTAGCTGACGCCGTGGCTGGCCGCCAAATGTAAACACGCAGCCTTCGACAAAACTTAAGGTGGACCTTCCAAATATCAAACCGCCAACCCACAAAACGGAACAGAAACCAAGTTTCTCCGAAACGGAGGCTTTCCTCAATACTGCCCGACACTCTACGCCCTGTGCAGGTCAACTGACGTCCAAGTGCGCACACATTCCGGAGCTACGTAACAACAGCTCCCTAAACCCTAATTACACAGTCAAGGAGCGAGCCTGAACATCTCGTGCTGGTACAAAAAGTTACCCTGGCTGCAATAGTTTTGTACAGAATATGATGTGGTGTTAacttctgctgtctcgcgtgGTCCTGTCACTGACCATCCGGAGTGTGGGCGTCTCAATGGTTGCCGACACGGACGAGGCCACGGCCAGTTTTCTGTTCGGCGCCGCCTGATGCCGGTCGCTTGCTGGCTGCTCGAATTGCGTCTCTGGCGCTGGAATCAGTACTGTGGTTTTCCTGAGGACTCTAGCGGGCGCCCGAGAGCTTCCAACAGCGGCGATGTGTGCTGAGTGTGGTAGACGGGCTCACGAGTGTGTGCCATCAGCATAATTCGCCGAGTTGCTGACCTGGATGAAGCCAGCGCCCGTGACTTCGGCATTCGTCACCGTGCTGAGATGTCGTTCAGAGTATGCCACTGTCGGGATTTTGCGTTGTTTTTCCCTAGTCACATCTTTCGCTTGTCAAGAAGCGTACGGACTCTGTAGGTGAGGCTGAGAAGTTGGCTGCTTGCGTGAGAGGTGTGTAACTGAACAGGAGCAGAAAACACGGGTTACCAGTGCTTCGCTCCCAACTGGCTGTAATCGCGGACGCGAGTGTGCAGAGCACGGTGCTAGCAGAGTGACCTGTGGTAAGCTACCCGGCGAAGGAAAATGCTTCCGTGCGGCATGTTTCGCGACAGCGAAAACCGTGTACTCTTCGAGCATACACAGCAGTTATCTCTCCGCAGCTTTTTCCTTCATTAATCAAGATGAGTGCAAACGACCCGAACGCTGTATATAGCCGCTAGTGCGAACTCACTCGGGTATTTCAGTCTTTGAAACAGCAACGGTGCTGATCATGGAATCATTTGCTGTTGAAAATATTCGGCGCGAACTTAGTGTTCCAGAGAACCAGATCTCGAGAAGCCTACTTTTAAGAATCTCAAAGCCGTTTTCGATGCTACATTGCAATAGGGACACACCTACAGACTGTGTAGAATGCATCGCAGCGGCTACGTGTCGAGCACAGGCagcctcgtcgtcgccttcggccGTATTGAAGGGAATTCAACCTCAAAGTTAGGAAAAGAGGATCACGGAAGTCACGGTCACTGGATGTCTTTTGTCAAGCAAAACGCTTCGGCACGTTGACCCCAATGATCATGCTCGAAGAGTTGGCAGAAGTTGCTCCAGATTTCCTGAATATGCACACCCTTTTCCGGAACATTTGTCATACCCATTaccttcccttctcgtcctaTATGTGCCACTGTTCTTGGCGTAACGCCATCAGGGAGGGAACAAGCATTGTTAGATAACGTCGGAATGCAtcacgaagcgagagaaagctgGCGGGGGAGATTCCTCACATTTCGGCCAAATCGTTTTACGCTCGGACACGTCCGACTGTTGTTTCCGAATTCCGTCGAACAAGTTCCACATGAATGGTCAGTTGAGCAAACCACGATTGGAACGTCACTTTACAGTTTTAAGCGGGCAGTCACTACCTATGTCGCGTGCCCCACTGCCGTGACTTGTGTGAGAACGTGGAAAGTTTCTTTTGTCCAAAGTGGCCCCGCCGAACGCGGCTACAATCTCCTGTCTGCCTCCCATATGATGCTAGCGTCTGTGGACTGCTGGTACGGCGCTCGAACGTTCGGTGGGTTTTCATAGTGAGCTGATCGGCTGAGAGAATCATCTCAAGGTCGTAGACTCACAGACACTTGGCACTTCCCGAAAGCATTGCGTAGTAAAGTTTCTAGGCATGAAGTATGCTATTTTGTGGGGCAGCGAAATTAGGGAACTCAACGATAAATCCAGACTTCAGTAACCCTCCGTCCCGCCCCCCCATGTGTTGCGCTGATAGCCGTGGAACTGACACGAAAACTACAATTTCACTTCAGTGCCGACATTCCTGATACTTTCCTTTGGAGAATCCTCAGATATTTCGTAGTGTCGTTTCTAAAACACACCATGGCGCTTGGAGTGAGGATGTAGTCTGAAATTCCAGAAAACTTGGGAGGATCCTACCGCATGAGGACGCCATCATATAAGAGACCCAGGACCCTCGATTGGAGCCGGGGTACTACTGGGGTATCGGCAAAGCTGTACGGAGCAGGCTGCAGCCAGCAGTTCGTCATCAGCACATATCATTCGGAGATGGGGCTGTCTGAGTGAATGGACCACTGATCCACAATTCGTTCTTTGCGTGAAAGCTTCCAAAATGACTGCGATCAACGAGTAGCATGGAACGACGGTGCTTCGTAAGGAGAGTTTCCACTGTTGTTCTCCCGTGCATGATTCGCCGCTGGAAGCATGTGCATGTACTGGTGTCGATGAGACAACCAAAGAAATTCCGACAGGCGGATTAGTTTCCACTGAAGACCCTCAGTGTCATTTGCATTTTTTTCGCGCACAGCTAGAACGGTGAAGGATTCGTTACTAGCTGCAGTGTTCCCCCATTTGAGGCCCTCCTTCCCCTGCACGATTCTCTATTTCTGTCTGTCTGCTCGGCTTGTCTTCTCCGGTGGATCAGTGTCTCTCGTATGCGTTTTCCCGGCAGGTCGGAGGGGCTACAAAAGCTGTTTGTGTCCTCGCACGGTCACGCGAGTTACGTTTTGCTTTTTGACAAAAGAGCTGGCTTTGGTGGCACTTGTCTTTGTAATTTTTGGGAACCATGGAGGAGATGCGGGCACAGCTCGCGGCCTTGATGGAAAGCATCAAGGCCCAGCCGACTGATTTCACCGATCCGGAAGTATGCAAGTACTTCTTGACCGGTCTCTGCCCTCATGATCTATTTGAGAATACGGTACGTGTCACAACTCGCTTCAGTATGGACGCCTTTCCCCGGATACTATTTTATCGCCTGGATTTCTAATGAAGAAAGCCGTAGGGTGTAAACTGGTGGACAGAGCGATGGTAAACCCGTCCGCTGAGAACTACCCTGTTACTTCTCGCGAACGGGTGTGAAAAGGCAGCGAAATACGGCACGTTATGGTAGCACCGTGCGGGCGTGTATAGGTGTAGCACTCCGCTTTTCGCGAGGAGTCATCGAATCCGACACCGCTGGTCTCAAGGGGAACACACCATGATGTACGTGTGTGCCGGCAAGAATTGGAGGCATCTCGTGTACTTCGCAAGGCATTCTCCGCTCAGTTTCACACAGCTGATTAGTAGTATCATCTCGTGAGCACCGCTCTATCAAtgcgcctcgttcttctgttGGTTgcctttgttttttcaggAAACTGGCCTCTACATCAAGGGCTACGTAAGCGACTTTTGCTCAAGGGGTAGCATCGTGGTTCAGCCCGTGATGCTGTTCGCCTTGGACTCTAGAATTTCCACGGTCCTTCGCAACATTTTCATGGGCGTGTTTTCTGTGGTATGCGTGTTGGGATTGTTCAGCGATTTTCCTTGGGTCCGTGcaagaaaacacacagcGAAGAGCTGCGAGCAAGGTACATGGAGgcaaggaaaacgagacgctATGGATATGAAGAGTTGTCGATCCAGATCGTCAAGCAGCTCATTGAAGAAGCTGAGAGGAAGgtggagaagggacaggTGAGAGACCTAACTGGGGTGGTGCCATTGCGCCTTCGGGGCGTCGGTGGGCGATAACATTCGTGTCATCCGTTGCTCTACTGTTTGCGTCGGTTTCCAAATCACGTTGCATTTCCTGTAAACCAGGCCAACTAGTCTCAGGAAACAGTTTACACAAAGCTTTGAGTGGACAGAAAGTATGAGACCTCATGCGTGCCCTGTGATGATCCTGACGTTTGCTTGTCCCACGAACCTGatttctttgtttcctctgttttcagATGAGGTCGGACGAGGGACACGTTGCGCCCCCCGAGCACGTACGACAGAGACTTCTGGCTGAGATCAAAACTCTTGACGACGACATAGACGAGAAGCTGAGGAAGGTAGGATGCTGGCAAAGATATCACCATGCTTGTGGTGTTGATGGTTCACGTTCTCACTCATTTGGATGGATGATACTAAACAGTGCAGTAGGAGGATTGAAGCTGTTCCGGGGCGGGTGTAGGATGGGGATAACAGTGTCGGTCCAGCGAGGGCGGACGTGTTTCTGCCACCGAGAACTAATTTACTGCAAGAAGACTATGCATTTTCAATGTCCTATTTGCATAGGTTGACATACTAACCGAACAAGGGGACCATGACGCGGCGGCAAACTTAGGAGAGGTCGTGGCTTCTCTTCAAGTGAAACGCTGCAAATTGCTGTTCAAAGGAGCAGAAGGGACTCCACAGAAGCTTCGCCCTTGTGACGTCTGCGGAGCCTTGCTGTCTGGTATGAACCTACAAACGAGACAGCGTTTTGATCAGGTCTCCTTCTTTGTCGCACCCAGAAGGCGGGACCATAGCACTCTTCACTACCAGTGCACGTGTGGGAAGATGAGGGACTGCCCATGTCCATAATTGGTTGTCAAACAAGGCCGGTCTCACTTGATATCTGAAGTGATTAAGCTGCGGCTTCTTCAGCCACTGCAACTGAAGGCTTTCTTCCCCGATGTTGGGCCACATCCAATGTCAAGCGCTGACAGATCGTTATCGATGGTTGTGTTAGGGGTATGGTGGGGACAGATAAACATTGCTAGTTTTGAATATCTGTCCAAGCCCGATACTCAAAATATCTCACGTTCCCAATAGGAATCTCGCTAATGTTTCAGCGTTTGGTGGAGTGTTTCCTGACCTGGAGGTAGACCGTGGATGGCAATCGGCGAGCACCGGGAAGGTTGATCTGTCTGTAGTGCGTGCGTGCTGTTCAGTCTTCGACACCGACAAGCGCCTCGATGAGCACTTCCAGGGTCGCATTCATGTAGGATTCCAAAAGCTTCGCAACATTCTAAAGAAACATCTCGAATACATTGCGTCAGCACCTCTTCCCGACGCGTCTCTTAGGCCGCAGACGATGGCGACCGGGTAAGCTCAGGAAGTGGTCAAGCACGCTATCGTCATCGTGCAGCATTCTGGAGATCCCCTGAGTGGTCCTCGACAGTGAATCGTGTTCGTAGATGAAACGTACCGTTTTCGACGTCAGTTGGCACACCTTTGGGCGCCAAACCTGTCCGTTTTTATGTTTTTCACGAACTTGTTGGTTTCGCTGCTGCAGCGTGTGCGGGGGCCGAAATGGGCCAATTTATAGCTACAGCCACTGCGGACGGCAGAGCCTTACCCGAGGAAGGGCAAAAATCTTTATAGAGGCACTAAGCTGAGGACCAATTTATCCGTACGTCCCAGGAATGGGTGTCCTGCACTCTGATTAATGTTCTCTTCAGAACGCTCTCGGTGAACGCCATGATGGCCGTCAACCAAATTATCACCCCACCTCCGCAGCGAGTGGATCCTGCTGCTATTGCAGCTATCGCCCGAGCGGCACAACTGCCTCCAGCACCAGCGCCGCCTCAACCACCCGCTCCACCTGTGAGCACTGTGGCTGTGCCGGCGGCGcccgctgcgcctgctcCGCCGGCCGAGAACAGAGGCCGAAGTCGCAGCCGGTCATCCGCCGACGACAAATCAGGAAGCCGCAGCAGAGATCatgacaggaagaagaaaagtcGAAAGAGGTCACGCTCCCGGCATCGCTCGAAGAGTCGAGATAGGAAGAGGAGTAGCAGCAAACACAAAAAGCACCGAAGCAGCAAAgacagcagcagagacagagataggggaagaagaaaagatgACCATAAGGAAAAGCACAGGCACAAGGAGAGCAAGAGCAGGAAGTGAAACCCGAATTGCACGCTGCACCTCCCTCGTGTGGCCCGATGTTTTCGCATTTTCGTTCGTGATTTAACCACAGTGGCAGAGTGGGGCGACAGTTCCCAACATTTTTTGTAGAACGTGACATTCCTTTTGTCCACCAAAGTCATCTTTGAAGTCTTTGAGCATTGTCAAACCCAGGAGCCAAATACGGCGCTATGCTTTTGCTGCCAATGTGTATCAGCGTGACAAACGCTTGCGGATTTGCCTGTGCTTCCTAGTGAGTCTCTGCGTAATGCCTGAGTCCCCAGCTTTACAAGGGTGACTCAACGAATGAAAATTTTGTAGCGCCGTTTCGGTCGCTGGTTCCCTCACCCAACCTCTTCTTGAGAACATTTTTGATATGAGTGTAACCCGTGACCTCTCAACAGAATGCGCGGCAGTGATGATCCGCGGCGTGTTTAGAGGCACCCttgctctccgtctctcaaCTAGGTAGCAGTTGGCAAGACACAATAGTCTTTCTTGATCGCAGTTGCTCGCTGGGGCACTGGGTCAGCGTCGTATTCGTATAATGGGTCTGCGAAAGTCTTTAGCTCGTGTTTAACTGATCTTCCCCGTCTAGCTGATTTTTACGTTTGGGGGGGAGCGCACTGCAGCTCCGGCCAGTGTGCTCTGCCAGCGGCCGTTCATTGTACGGACGCCGATCAGGTTGGCATCTTTCAGGCGGGCCTTTCGAATTAATTTAAGTCATGAGAAACATTGAAACTGAAACACTTGCACGGTTAACACAAGCCTGCGCAGCACGAGCCATTGTTGTTATGCTTCTGTTGCCTTTTGAAATTCAACCCACCGTTTGGATCATCCATGGACAGCACTACATGGTGTGTACTGCCTTTACTTTGCTGCTGCTGCATATACAACGGGTCCGGCAAACGGGCATCTGCCATTAACTGCTACACAGAAAAGCGCCCCTGATTGCGATTTTACGTGACTTCACCAGAAGGGCAACAGCAGTCTGTGTGAAAAATTACGTAAATGGGTAAGGCTGTTAAAGGAACCCCTCCGCAACCTCACTTTGCGTGAACACCCTTGGTCTGTATGCGGAAACGACGCTGGATGGCGCTGTTTCTCGGGGTCGCTTTCCGTAAAGGTTGGGAGAAAGAGGGTTAGAGCCAGACGCCTTTTTACAAACTAGCAGTTCAACTTCATGTTGCGAGTTCTGGCAAGACATGGGATGGGGACTGCTTGTAGTACTGCCGTCAGACCTAGCAGAATTCCAGACTAGAAATGCTAGAGTTCGGGATCTACTAAGCATTCACCGTAGGTTCCTCTGGAGTCATTTGTTGCATATCCTGCACCGAGGAAACTGAACAACGCTGCTTGCCCTCACTCTGTGTGCCGCCGCTCCCGAGCAGCAGTCTGGAAACACACTTCCCCTGTACCGCGGGGCTACCATGACGAGTTCATACAGAACTCGAGGTCCAGCATATCATATTCAAACAGCTGTGAGAGCCGTAACGAGTTTACTACAGTGTTGGTAGAAGCGCAGGCATTCGTCAGACCATCTGGCTCCTCGAAGCAAAAATGAAAGACAGAGTGCCAGGTTGTAGGGGAGCGGCAAACTGCAACACCCCCCTTTGGCGGTCAGTCAAGTTGACCCCATACGGCGAGGATGCCGCCTAATATTGTGCGTCTTGGCGAATGCCATCGAGTGGCCACATTTCCTTCTCTAATGCAAAAGCATGATTTTGCCGAATACATTTCCGTCATTATCTCGTGTGGAAGGGGTTCCCAGAAGACAAGCTAGAGTAACGCCGGTCGACCGTGCGGATCGAAGCCCACttgcctttctgtcttctaTATGTGAGACAAAGGTGTTATAAGAAGTGTTTCAGACCCGGGTTCGTGGGTTTTTTTCCCACCCAGCTTTTAAACTCCCTGTTTttgagggaaaacgaaaagagtGGGAAAAGACTGTCGCTGCCCGTCTGCAGTTGAGCTGTAGTCGAGCCGATACTGTGTGTCTGGGAGGCTATCCACCTACGCCTGCGCGACTACCCCCTTAAAAAAGCGTCTTCTCATCGCTGGCGTAGCACCGCCAGTTAGCTTAGTTCTCACCTTTCGACTAACCTTCCCTAGTTTTTTTTTCTGATTCAAGCGTGCAAACGACAAGTTGTCGATGAATCGATTTTGGGGGAGTCTTCCCCGCGAATCATGTCAACGCCGCTAGGTCGGGTATCccccctttccctcctctgcaAGACACGTGACCTCCTTGGCTCCCCTACAGCGTTGCCGCGATTTGCTGTGCTTCATTTGTGCGACTGCCTTGTGGTGACTTTCTTTTCATTGCTACCCTGTCCTAATTTATTTTACCCGCATTCTCGTGTTGTTTCTGGCTAGGGGGTACGCGGCGTCCAGCTGTCCCTCAGGAGCAACTGCGCCAGAGTTAGTTGCTCACCCGTCCATgcggtttcttttctctttcttgtaCCTGGTGACTTCCCATTACCCAACCGTAACGAgtccagagaagaacgacaaATTTGCCCGTGCCTTGCAACAAAATGATGTCATCGAGGCCGCTGCCGGAGTCTCTCAAGCCTCAAGATGCAACGGCTGTAGATCCTTCTCTTTTGTATGACTCCCCCTCGAACGTTCGCAACAAATCACGTAAGGCTTCCGAGGTTTGCGGAAATGAAATCGTACGAGTCACCACACAGAACCCTTCTGCCTCCCGGGGACGATTCGTCCAGGAGTCGCCTGTGTTacgaggcagcgaaggcaAAGACGGAGAGTGCTCCCCCCGGTCTCTGTCAGCAGATCGGCACGCGCTCAGGGCGCCCAGCGTAACCAACAGGAAGTCGCGGGTCTGTTTCGAAAGGGACGGACCGAAACAGAGGTTCCTGAACATTTttgaagaggagggaagtACGGAAACGAGCTCAGTGGAGCAGGGGGAGCGTGTGGCCCCTCCTGCCACTGGACTGGACGAGCCTCCTGAGTTGCCGCCACGGGAAGCGCGCGCACGCCGGGCTTGTCGCAGAGGCAGCTACGATTCCCTTCAGTATTCGTCTGCCAAACAGGCCGGCATTTATCCCATCAAGACAAAGGGGGGTCAACGAGGTTTGCCGGTTCACTACTCCGAGAGTGCAGCCACGACCGACATGCCGCCGTCCGGCATTGACCGCGCAAGGAAACGGTTCCCACATCTCCTTCACTCTCCATCGCTAAGTCCCGCTGAAGAGAGCTCAGAAAGTGATGAGGACGACCAACTTCACTGGAAAGGGTGGCGGAAGTTGCTGGCCGAGAGGCAGCGCGATCTTGAGCGCCACATGAAGGAGCAGCAGAGGGAGCTCACGaaacaagaagaaagcaaggGCGCTGATGCGCAGCAGGCGACGAGTCGCAGGCGCAAGGCGATGAAGGATTGCGGCGTTGGCCACAGCCGGATGGCAGGCGATGAGGACCACGACGAAGACTCGACAGGGATGACGACACGACAAACGTTCTCAAAGCAGTAGGCTCGATATTCAAACCTCGTGTGttttcgctgcgtctctcatTTACGCCGCCAGCACGTGACACGGGTAAATCATTTCTCCAACATTTTCTGTTCGGTGCTCCCCGCTGTCTGCTTTTACCCCGTAGGGGACGTCCTTCCTTACCGGCCACCGGCCTTACTCAACCTGATCCCAGTCGCCCTGCACAGATGCCGTTCATGGGAGCGATGAGGCTACCACCTGTCATGGGCCCATCCGGGGCCGTGCCGCCCAGCGGGACTGCGACTCCGGGCTTCTATGGTCCTCCATTTGTTTCCCATCCTCCCTTTTATCCGGGGTGGCCGCCTCCTTATTATGCTGCTGCTAtggcagcggctgcagcagcgCGGAAAGGTAAGGACTTCTCGCTGGTTCATTAAGCGGTGTTTTATAGTGCATTCCATGCGCGTATACCCTGCATCTCGCATCGGAAGATCCCcatgaagaagaggcgagaatTACGGTCATGCGGTAGCTGTCGGTTCGATAGTGCTGAAGTCTTCGTTTCGACAGCTGAAACCTAAGAACACTGGAACTTGCCCGTTTCACCTGGTAAGAAAGTAGCCTCTTGTGTTGTTGCCAgcaggggaaaaggcagggaTGACAGGCCAGGAGATGATTCATGATTTGAAAAAGACGTTGGAGgtgacgcgagaggagatgAGGAAAAATGAAGAGGTGAGCAAACCGATATTCCAGCTTCAAGCACAGGCGCAACTTTCTCCAGATGCGTATATGATATTCTGATTCAGAACGGACCGTGAGAGAAAACCGTGTCATTTCCTCTCCATTAGAATGTAGAGCAGACATGAGAGTCTGTAGGCGGTGTCACAAGAAGCTGCTTAGTTTCCATGCTATTGCCACATCGTGCCTGTGTGTAGGAGGCGAAAAAACTGttggaagaggagaaagaacgacATAAAATTGAGAAGGAGGAGATCGAGAAGCA from Neospora caninum Liverpool complete genome, chromosome VIIb includes:
- a CDS encoding putative enterophilin-2L — encoded protein: MSSRPLPESLKPQDATAVDPSLLYDSPSNVRNKSRKASEVCGNEIVRVTTQNPSASRGRFVQESPVLRGSEGKDGECSPRSLSADRHALRAPSVTNRKSRVCFERDGPKQRFLNIFEEEGSTETSSVEQGERVAPPATGLDEPPELPPREARARRACRRGSYDSLQYSSAKQAGIYPIKTKGGQRGLPVHYSESAATTDMPPSGIDRARKRFPHLLHSPSLSPAEESSESDEDDQLHWKGWRKLLAERQRDLERHMKEQQRELTKQEESKGADAQQATSRRRKAMKDCGVGHSRMAGDEDHDEDSTGMTTRQTFSKQGRPSLPATGLTQPDPSRPAQMPFMGAMRLPPVMGPSGAVPPSGTATPGFYGPPFVSHPPFYPGWPPPYYAAAMAAAAAARKAGEKAGMTGQEMIHDLKKTLEVTREEMRKNEEEAKKLLEEEKERHKIEKEEIEKQLADMREASEQRARELVGAELKQSELEKQIKMLREEFDILTRVHNEMKEQFAHEKEGLVNENKNLATKVGDLENDLSFSKDQLLVARESLIAARAKQQTATEAHEQDLKTLQEYRRENETLKEDVKYLKTLNTSLNEKVQRLMSDKGGAGNEGESALPDRLHRQSEAVAQREASRLRIPCPPSLFPPEAAALQQLFSPQVQQRLLKDCQKERMDALGGNTGAK